In Streptomyces erythrochromogenes, the DNA window GGCAGCGTACCGCGAGGATCGGGGACGCATTCGTCCTCGATCGCCACGATCCGCAGCAGATCGCTCTTGGCCGCTCGCTCCCGACACCCCACACAGGTGCGTTCGGGGCATGCGCGGGCTTGCGTCCGGCCAGACACGCCTAAGTCTACCTCCCCGCACCGACCTCTCCCCCGACAAGTGTCGAGGGAAAGATCGAACGGCTGCTGTGTTGTCTTGATCCGCTGCCTGGGCAGCGGCCGATTGGACCCTGTCTACCGTCGGGACAGCCCCGACCGGTACCGGTTTATTCCCCGCCCCGGTCCCGGTCCCGGTCCTGGTCCGCGTCCGGGGACACCTCGGTGTCGGGACGGATGTCGATGCGCCAGCCGGTGAGCCGCGCGGCGAGGCGGGCGTTCTGGCCCTCCTTGCCGATGGCCAGCGACAGCTGGTAGTCGGGCACGGTCACGCGGGCGGAACGGGAGTCCCAGTCGACGACCTCGACCCTGCTCACCCGGGCGGGTGACAGCGCGTTCGCGACCATCTCCGCCGGGTCGTCCGACCAGTCGACGATGTCGATCTTCTCGCCGTGCAGTTCGGCCATGACGTTGCGCACACGGCTGCCCATCGGGCCGATGCACGCGCCCTTGGGGTTCAGGCCCGAGCGGGTGGACCGGACGGCGATCTTGGTGCGGTGACCGGCCTCACGGGCGATCGCCGAGATCTCGACGCTGCCGTCGGCGATCTCCGGGACCTCCAGCGAGAACAGCTTCTTCACCAGGTTCGGGTGGGTGCGCGAGAGGGTCACGGACGGGCCGCGGACGCCCTTCGCCACGCGCACGACGTACGCCTTCAGGCGCAGACCGTGCGGGTACTCCTCGCCGGGGACCTGCTCCTGCACCGGCAGGATGGCCTCCAGCTTGCCGATGTCGACGAGGACGTTCTTGGGGTCCTTGCCCTGCTGCACGACGCCGGTGATGACGTCGCCCTCACGGCCGGCGAACTCGCCGAAGGTCAGGTCGTCCTCGGCGTCGCGCAGACGCTGGAGGATCACCTGCTTGGCCGTCGTCGCGGCGATCCGGCCGAAGTCCGACGGCGTGTCGTCGAACTCCTTGGGCTCCTGGCCCTCTTCGAGATCCCTCGGGTCTTCCGTCGCCCACACGACCACGTGACCGTTGGTGCGGTCCAGCACGACGCGGGCGCGGCGGAAGCTCCCCTCGGTCCGGTGGTACGCGATGAGGAGGGCCGACTCGATCGCCTCGACGAGCAGGTCGAAGGAGATCTCCTTCTCCCGGACCAGACCCCGCAGGGCACTCATGTCGATGTCCATGGCTACGCCTCCTCTTCCTTCTTGTCCTTGCGGTTGAACTCGATCTCGACACGCGCCTTGGCGATGTCGGTGAATGCGATGCGGCGGGCGGTCGCCTTGCGGCCCTTCACGCCCGGTACTTCGAGGTCCATGCCCTCGTCGTCCACGTCGAGGATGCGGGCGACCAGTTCCCCGGCACCCTTCGCGTCCTCGGCGGACAGCTGGAACTTCACGAGGCGGCCGATGGCCCGTACGTAGTGGCGGTGCTCGGTCAGCGGGCGGTCGGCGCCCGGGGAGCTCACCTCCAGGACGTACTCGTCCTCGCCCATCACGTCGGATTCGTCGAGCTTGTCGGAGACCTCACGGCTCAGCTCGGCACACGCGTCCAGCTCCACGCCCTCGTCGGAGTCCACGATGACCCGCAGCATCCGGCGCTTGCCCGCCCGCGACAGCTCGATCTCTTCGAGGTCCAGGCCCTTGGCGGCGACGAGCGGCTCCAGCAGTCCGCGCAGCCTGTCGCTCTGGGTGGTGCTCATCCGGGTGACTCCTCGGCCGCGTGTGCTGTTGTGGTTTCCGTCGTGTGTCAGGTCAAAGGGTATCCGGTGTCGGAGGGTGTTGCCGTCCGCCCTGCGACCAGGGCCCCGGGTACCGTGATCACACCCTGCCCCGCCCCACACCACGAGGACGTCGCCGTGCCCTGGACTCCGCCTTCCAGACCTTCGCGCAGGAGCCTGCTCGCCGGTGCCGCCGGTGCGGCCGGCGCCGCGCTGCTGACCGGGTGCACCGACGGCCGCTCGGCGGACGCCGACCCGGCGATTTCACTCGAACGGCGGATGCGCGAAGCAGCCGTTCGTGACAGCGCCAGGCTGCTGGAACGTTACGACGCCACGGCCGCCGCCCATCCGGACCTGGCCGCGCGGCTCGCTCCGCTGCGCGCCGCCGTCGCCGCGCACACGGCCGCCCTCTCCCCCACCGCGTCGGGCTCGCCGTCCCCCGCTGCGTCGCCGTCCGGCGGTACGGGGGCCGCCGCGCCCGCGGCGAGCGGCGAGCCGGTGCCCGCGAAGCCCGCCGAAGCCCTGACCGCGCTCGCCGACGCCGAGCGGAGCCTGTCCGAGGCCCGGACCATCGACCTGGCCGGGGCGCCGGGAGAGCTGGCCCGGATGCTGGCCTCGGTGGCCGCCTGCGGCGCCGTGCACGTCCACCTGCTGACCTCGACCCCCGGAGCCAAGCCGTGAAGCCCGAACCCTCCCCCGCCGGCCGGGCCCTGGAGGCCGCCCAGGCGGCCCTCGCCGCCGAGCACGCGGCCGCATACGGATACGGGGTGATCGGCGCGCGGACCACCGGCGCCCGTGCCACGGAGGCCCGGGAGGGGTACGGCAGCCACCTCGCGCGGCGCGACGCGCTGGCCCGGACCGTGCGCGAACTGGGCGGCGCACCCCGGCCCTCGGAGGCCGCCTACGCCCTGCCGTTCGAGGTGCGCAGCCCCGCCGACGCCGAGCGGCTGGCCGCGGTGATCGAGGACCGGGTGGCGGGTGCGTACTCCGATCTGGTGCGGGCGGCGGAGGGCCCGCTGCGCCGCGAGGCGGCCGACGCGCTGAGCGCCGCAGCGGTGCGCGCGGCACGCTGGCGCGGTGTCGGCGTAGCCTTCCCTGGGCTCACGGAACGCGCATAGCGAGCCCTCACCAGCTGAAAGGGACCACGCACGCATGGCTTTCGAACCGCCGCAGCGGCTTGTACGGGCGCTCGGCGAGATGCCGGAGACGGAGCAGGACGCGGACTGGCTGGGGCAGTTGCCCGAGCTCACCGAGGCCGCGCTCTCCCGGCGGGGCGTACGGGCCCAGCGGGTGCAGGCCCCGGGCGGCCGCAGCAGTCTGGTCGTCCTCGTCGCCTACGCGGACGGGACCCCGGCCGCTCTGAAACTGGCGCCCCCGCACGCCCGGCCCGACCTGGAGCTCGCCGCGCTGGCGCACTGGGGCGGTTTCGGCGCCGTACGGGTCCTCGACACCCGGCACCACGAGGAGGACGGGGCCCTGCTGCTGGAGCGGCTGCACGCGGAGGTGTCGCTGCGGTCCCTGCCGGAGGCGAAGGCACTGCTGGAGGCGAGCGGCACGCTGCGCCGGCTGTGGGTGGCGCCGCCGGCCGGGCACGGGTGGGAAACGGCGGCCGAGCGCACCGCGCGGCAGTCGCAGGCCCTGCGGGCGGCCCCGGCGGAGGCCCGGGCCCTCGCCGACACCGCCCTGGCGCTGCGGGAGGAGCTGGTGGCGGCCCCGCCGGAGGAACTGCTGCTGCACGGGAACTTCCGGCAGGGCAAGGTCCTGGCGGGCGAGCGGGCGCCGTGGCTGACGGTGGGACCCGACCCGCTGGTCGGCGAGCGGGCGTACGACCTGGCGCGGCTGGTCCGGGACCGGCTGGAGGACCAGGTGGCCTCCTCGGCGGGAGCCGCGGGCGCCCGGCGCCGGGTGAACAAGCTGGCGGACGCGCTGGACGTGGACCGCGAACGGCTGCGGGGCTGGACCCTCTTCCGGGCGGTGGAGTCGGGCAACCGCGCCCTGGCCGCCGGGCGCCGCCGGGACGCGGAACTCCTGCTGGAGTTCGCCTCCTGGCTGTAGGGGGTGTCCGGCCTGATCGCCCCGGAACCGAGTGGGGCATACCGTAGGTAGGAAGGTATGTCCGGCAGGGGGCCGTCATGGTCGAGGAACTGCTGACAGCGGTGCTTGCCGCAGGCGTGGGTGCCGCCGTCTACCTGGGCGCCGCGGCCCGCGTGGTGAAGCAGTACGAGCGGGGCCTGGTCTTCCGCTTCGGCAGGCTGCGGGAGGAGATACGGCCTCCCGGCTTCACGGTGATCGTTCCGGTGATCGACCGGCTGCGCAAGGTGAACATGCAGATCGTGACGCTGCCGGTGCCCGCACAGGAGGGCATCACCCGGGACAACGTCACGGTGCGGGTGGACGCGGTCGTGTACTTCAAGGTCGTCGACCCGGCGAACGCCATCGTGGCGGTGGAGGACTACCGCTTCGCCGTCTCCCAGATGGCGCAGACCTCGCTGAGGTCGATCATCGGAAAGTCCGACCTGGACGACCTGCTCTCCAACCGGGAGATGCTCAACCAGGGCCTGGAGCTGATGATCGACAGTCCGGCGGTGGGCTGGGGGGTGCAGATCGACCGGGTCGAGATCAAGGACGTGTCCCTGCCCGAGACCATGAAGCGGTCGATGGCCCGGCAGGCGGAGGCCGACCGCGAACGGCGGGCCCGCGTGATCAACGCGGACGCGGAGCTGCAGGCCTCGCACAAGCTGGCCGAGGCGGCGGAGGTCATGTCGGAACAGCCGGCCGCCCTCCAGCTGCGCCTGCTGCACACGATCGTCGCGGTCGCCGCCGAGAAGAACTCCACGCTGGTGCTGCCGTTCCCGGTGGAACTGCTGCGTTTCCTGGAACGCGCGGTCCCGCAGCCGGGGGCGGCGCCGGCGCGGGAGGAACCGGCCCCGGCCGGCCCGGCTTCCGAAGGCCCCGGGCCGGCCGAGGTCGCGGATGCGGATGCGGATGCGGATGCGGATGCGCTCGACGCAGCCCCGGCTCCGGACGCGCTCGGCGGGCCGGCGGACGGGCTGATGCTGGACGCGCCCGCGCCGGAGCAGCAGCGGAAGGGGCTGCGGGAGTAGCCGCTGTGCGCAGCCTCCTCCCCCGCCCCTCCCTAACGCCGCTGCGCCGATTCGCCGATTCGCGGCAGCCCGGCCGTCGCCGGGGTTACGGCGTCAGACGGGCGAGGGCCTCGGCCAGGGGGAGTTCCTCGCGGGTGCCGGACGCGCGGTCCTGGAGCTCGACCACCGACTCCGCGGAGCGCCGGCCGGCCACGAGGATCCACGGCACGCCGATCAGCTCCGCGTCCGTGAGCTTCACGCCCGGGGAGAGGCCCGGGCGGTCGTCCAGCAGGACCCGGAGGCCGGAGCCCGCCAGGGCCGCGGCCGCCTCCTCCGCCAGAGCCAGCGGCACCGCCTTGCCCGCCGCCACCACGTGGACGTCGGCCGGCGCCACCGCCGCCGGCCAGCACAGCCCGCGCTCGTCCGCGGTCTGTTCGGCCAGGGCCGCCACCGCGCGGGAGACGCCGATGCCGTAGGAGCCCATCGTGACCCGCACCGGCTTGCCCTCGCGGCCCAGCACGTCCAGCCCGAAGGCGTCCGCGTACTTGCGGCCGAGCTGGAAGATGTGGCCGATCTCGATCGCGCGGTCGAGGCGGAGCCCGGCCCCGCAGGAGGGGCAGGGGTCGCCCGGCTCCACGACGACGACGTCCAGGTACCGGTCCACCTCGAAGTCGCGGCCGCAGACCACGTTGCGGGCGTGCGTGTCGGGCTTGTTGGCGCCCGTCACCCAGGCGGTGCCCGGTGCGACCCGCGGGTCGGCCAGGTATCGGACCTTCTCCAGGCCCTGCGGGCCCACGTACCCGCGGACGAGGTCGGGCCGGTCCGTGAAGTCCTCGGCCGTGACGAGCTCGACGACCGCGGGGGCCAGGTGCTCGCCCAGCTTGCCGAGGTCCACCTCCCGGTCCCCGGGCACGCCCACGGCCACGATCTCGCCGTCGACCTTCACCAGGAGGTTCTTCAGCGTCGCCGAGGCGGGGACCCCCAGGTGCGCGGCGAGCGTCTCGATCGTCGGGGTGTCGGGGGTGTCCACCTCCTCCAGCGGCGGGTGCTCCGCGGCCACGGGGGCCAGCGCGAAGGTCACGGCCTCCGTGTTGGCCGCGTAGTCGCAGGAGGGGCAGTCCACGAAGGTGTCCTCGCCCGCCTCGGCCGGGGCCAGGAACTCC includes these proteins:
- a CDS encoding aminoglycoside phosphotransferase family protein, which gives rise to MAFEPPQRLVRALGEMPETEQDADWLGQLPELTEAALSRRGVRAQRVQAPGGRSSLVVLVAYADGTPAALKLAPPHARPDLELAALAHWGGFGAVRVLDTRHHEEDGALLLERLHAEVSLRSLPEAKALLEASGTLRRLWVAPPAGHGWETAAERTARQSQALRAAPAEARALADTALALREELVAAPPEELLLHGNFRQGKVLAGERAPWLTVGPDPLVGERAYDLARLVRDRLEDQVASSAGAAGARRRVNKLADALDVDRERLRGWTLFRAVESGNRALAAGRRRDAELLLEFASWL
- the rimP gene encoding ribosome maturation factor RimP, which gives rise to MSTTQSDRLRGLLEPLVAAKGLDLEEIELSRAGKRRMLRVIVDSDEGVELDACAELSREVSDKLDESDVMGEDEYVLEVSSPGADRPLTEHRHYVRAIGRLVKFQLSAEDAKGAGELVARILDVDDEGMDLEVPGVKGRKATARRIAFTDIAKARVEIEFNRKDKKEEEA
- a CDS encoding proline--tRNA ligase, coding for MSTHHVQRMSRLMAKTLREDPADAETLSHRLLVRAGYVRRSSAGVWTWLPLGKRVLDNVSRVVREEMDAIGAQEVLLPALLPKEPYEVSGRWSEYGDLLFRLRDRKGADYLLGPTHEEIFTLVVKDQCTSYKDLPVMLYQIQTKYRDEARPRSGVLRGREFQMKDSYSFDVSDEGLEESYRLHREAYVRIFERLGLDHRIVSAVSGAMGGSASEEFLAPAEAGEDTFVDCPSCDYAANTEAVTFALAPVAAEHPPLEEVDTPDTPTIETLAAHLGVPASATLKNLLVKVDGEIVAVGVPGDREVDLGKLGEHLAPAVVELVTAEDFTDRPDLVRGYVGPQGLEKVRYLADPRVAPGTAWVTGANKPDTHARNVVCGRDFEVDRYLDVVVVEPGDPCPSCGAGLRLDRAIEIGHIFQLGRKYADAFGLDVLGREGKPVRVTMGSYGIGVSRAVAALAEQTADERGLCWPAAVAPADVHVVAAGKAVPLALAEEAAAALAGSGLRVLLDDRPGLSPGVKLTDAELIGVPWILVAGRRSAESVVELQDRASGTREELPLAEALARLTP
- the nusA gene encoding transcription termination factor NusA; this encodes MDIDMSALRGLVREKEISFDLLVEAIESALLIAYHRTEGSFRRARVVLDRTNGHVVVWATEDPRDLEEGQEPKEFDDTPSDFGRIAATTAKQVILQRLRDAEDDLTFGEFAGREGDVITGVVQQGKDPKNVLVDIGKLEAILPVQEQVPGEEYPHGLRLKAYVVRVAKGVRGPSVTLSRTHPNLVKKLFSLEVPEIADGSVEISAIAREAGHRTKIAVRSTRSGLNPKGACIGPMGSRVRNVMAELHGEKIDIVDWSDDPAEMVANALSPARVSRVEVVDWDSRSARVTVPDYQLSLAIGKEGQNARLAARLTGWRIDIRPDTEVSPDADQDRDRDRGGE
- a CDS encoding slipin family protein; translated protein: MVEELLTAVLAAGVGAAVYLGAAARVVKQYERGLVFRFGRLREEIRPPGFTVIVPVIDRLRKVNMQIVTLPVPAQEGITRDNVTVRVDAVVYFKVVDPANAIVAVEDYRFAVSQMAQTSLRSIIGKSDLDDLLSNREMLNQGLELMIDSPAVGWGVQIDRVEIKDVSLPETMKRSMARQAEADRERRARVINADAELQASHKLAEAAEVMSEQPAALQLRLLHTIVAVAAEKNSTLVLPFPVELLRFLERAVPQPGAAPAREEPAPAGPASEGPGPAEVADADADADADALDAAPAPDALGGPADGLMLDAPAPEQQRKGLRE
- a CDS encoding ferritin-like domain-containing protein: MKPEPSPAGRALEAAQAALAAEHAAAYGYGVIGARTTGARATEAREGYGSHLARRDALARTVRELGGAPRPSEAAYALPFEVRSPADAERLAAVIEDRVAGAYSDLVRAAEGPLRREAADALSAAAVRAARWRGVGVAFPGLTERA